The sequence below is a genomic window from Flagellimonas marinaquae.
GTTTCGTACCATATTTTCCATCCAATTGACAAAAAAGTCCATCCATTTTTTGTTCAAGTGCTTTAAATGCTTGGTCTTGGGCAACGGCATAAAGCTATAAATGATAGGTATGATCAGTAGGGATAAAATAAATATTCCGATAATATTGATGGAGGCTACAATGCCAAATTCCCGTAACAATTGGCTGTCTAAAATGATGAAGGTGGCAAAACCAGATGCGGTGGTAATGTTTGTCATTAATGTGGCATTGCCGATCTTAGAGATAACCCTTTGTAGGGAGAGGGCTTGGTTGCCATGCTTTTTTACTTCTTGCTGGTATTTGTTGATCAAGAAAATACAGTTGGGAATACCGATTACAATGATCAATGGAGGTATAAGGGCCGTAAGTATGGTGATCTCATACTGCAAAAGTCCCAATATGCCAAAAGCCCACATCACACCTATGATCACAACACACATAGAGATAAATGTGGCCCTAAAGCTTCTAAAGAAAAAGAAAAAGATAATGGAGGTGACCAGAAGGGCGCCTACAATAAAAAGGCCAATTTCATCTACAATGGACTTAGTGTTCCAAGTTCTTATGTAGGGCATTCCGGAAACATGGACATTCATTTGGGTCTCTTCCTCAAAATCGTTTACCAGTGCCCCAAGGTCGTTAAGGATAAATTCGTTCCGAACGGCAGTGTTCATGATGTCCTTGTCCAGGTACACTACGGTTTGAATAGTACCTGTTTCGGGATTGTACACCAAATTGTCGTAAAATGGCAGTTCTTTGAACAAGTGGTTTTTAAGGGACTCAATTTCCTGTGCGGTTTTTGGTGGGGCCGGAATAAGCGGCTGCATTACAAAAGCCTGGGTGATGCTGTCCTTGACAAGTTCTTTCAAGTTCTCGAGAGAGATCACATAATCCACCTCTGGAAATGCGTCGAGCTGTTTGCTCAAAGTATTCCAGCGGTTAAAATTTTTAGGGGTGAACAGGGCCGGATCCTTAACGGCCAGTACAATGGCATTCCCTTCTTCTCCAAAAATTTTGGTAAAGGAATTGTACTCAATGGTAGCCGGGTGATCATCTGGAAGAATATTGGCCTCGGTGTTGGAAAAACGCATATTTTTCCACTGCATCGCCAAGAAAACAGTGAATCCGGCAACCCCCAAAAGAATGAGGATTCTATTTCGGAGAATAATTCTTGCGACCTTAGGCCAAAATCCTTTAGTGAGCTTTGCTACCATGTGGGTTTTGTTGGCCGCAAAGGTAGAAAATGATATGTTGTGTTCCTAGAAAAGACCGTAGTCAAAATTGAAGTTTTACACCTTCATGATCTCGGCTTCTTTTGCCGTTAAAATGCTATCGACTTTTTCACTGTAGGAATTGGTAAGTTCCTGAACATCGACCTCGGCATTGCTCAAAAGATCCTCGGAAATATCCAGTGCTTTAAGCTCTTTGTTGGCGTCTTGCCTTACGCTTCGGATGCTTACTTTTGCATCTTCGGCTTCGGATTTTGCCTGTTTGGTCAGTTGAACCCTTCTTTCTTCGGTCAAAGGTGGAACGTTGATGATGATCATGTCGCCATTGTTCATTGGATTGAAGCCTAAATTGGCATTCATAATGGCAGTTTCTATTTCACCAAGAAGATTTTTTTCCCAAGGTTGAACGGACAAGGTTCGCGCATCGGGAGTATTGATGTTGGAAACTTGGGAGAGCGGAGTCTGTGAACCATAGTAATCTACCATTACCGTAGATAGCATCATTGGGCTGGCTTTGCCGGCCCTAATCTTTGTCAATGCTTTTTGTAAGTGTGCGATGCTGGCATCCATGCTTTCCTTTGCACTATCAAGAATAAATTTTACTTCTTCGTCCATAATTATAAATATATAAAAACTGAATCCATTATCTGCGTTCAACTACACGTTGACCACTGTTCCAATATTTTCTCCTGAAACTATTTTCATTAAGTTACCACGTGTGTTCATGTCGAAAACAACGATGGGCAATTCGTTTTCCTGACTGAGGGTAAAGGCGGTTGTGTCCATTACTTTGAGCCCTTTGGAAAGCACCTCGTTAAAAGAGATGGAGTCGAATTTGGTAGCCGTTTTGTCCTTCTCTGGGTCAGATGTGTAAATTCCGTCCACTCGTGTACCTTTTAAGATAACATCCGCTTTGATCTCAATAGCTCTCAGTACGGCTGCGGAGTCGGTGGTAAAGTATGGATTTCCGGTTCCCCCTCCAAAAATCACCACTCTGCCTTTTTCCAAATGGCGAATAGCTCTTCTTCTGATAAAAGGTTCTGCAACCTCATTGATTTTTATGGCCGATTGTAACCTGGTCTGCACCCCTCTTAGTTCAAGGGCACTCTGCAGTGCGAGGCCGTTGATCACTGTTGCCAACATGCCCATATGGTCTCCTTGGACCCTGTCCATGCCTTGGCTAGCTCCGGCCAATCCCCGAAAAATGTTTCCCCCACCAATTACGATGGCCACTTCTACACCTTTATCGATTACTGATTTTATTTCTTCGGCATATTCATCCAATCGCTTGGCATCTATACCATATTGTTTTTCGCCCATTAGGGCTTCGCCGCTTAGCTTTAATAAAATTCTTTTGTAATGCATTAAAAGTATATTGAAGTCCGGACAAAAATAATCAAAATATTTTACGGGAAATGAAGAATTCTAGGTTTGATACCATCACAAAAAAACCGCTTCTTTTGGGAAGCGGTTTTGTATAATTATGTTGTAGGCAAATTAACCAAGTGCCACTCTTGCGAATCCTGTAACTTCCAAACTGGAGTCTACAGACTTAACATATTGGGAAACACTTTGCTTGCTGTCTTTGATAAAATCTTGGTTTACCAAGGTGTTGTCCTTAAAGAAACGCTTCAATTTACCTTGGGCGATCTTGTCCAACATTTCTTCTGGTTTGCCTTCTTGGCGCAACTGATCTTTTGCGATTTCGATTTCTTTGTCAATGATCGATTGGTCAACACCATCCTCGTTCAATGCAACAGGGTTCATAGCAGCAGCTTGCATGGCTACATCTTTTGCGGCTTCGGCGGCACCGTCAACATTGGCGGACAAACCTACCAAAGTGGCGATTTTGTTGCCAGCGTGTATGTATGAACCTACGAAAGGGGCATTCAATTTTTCAAAGCTTCCGATTTCGATTTTTTCACCGATAACCCCGGTTTGCTCAGTCAATTTATCAGCTACGGTCATTCCATCGAAGGAAGCAGCTAAGAAATCGTCTTTGCTTTCGAAACCTAGTGCGATATCGGCCAAATCGTTGGCAAGCTTTACAAAACTATCGTTCTTGGCAACAAAGTCAGTTTCGCAGTTCAATGAAATTGCAACTCCTTGATTATTGTCGCTATTTACCTTTGCAATGGCAGCACCTTCTGAAGATTCTCTATCAGCTCTTTTTGCTGCTACTTTCTGACCCTTTTTTCTAAGGATCTCTATTGCCTTATCAAAATCACCTTCTGCTTCGACCAAAGCTTTTTTGCAATCCATCATTCCAGCTCCGGTGGTCTTTCTTAATTTATTTACCTCTGCGGCGGTAATCTTTGCCATTTTCTTTTCTTTTTAAATTTTATATAAAGTAAAACACTATTGCCGTGTTTTGGATTAGGACAATGTTAAATAAGTGGGTTTATTCAACACCGCCTTTTACGCTGTCTTGCCATTCTTTAAGTTCGTCCCATTTTCCATCGGCGGCCATTTTAGCTTGTTTTGGCCAAGAAGTTGGGTCCAAGTGAGCTAAAGTTGAGCTAGCTTCGGTCAAGATTTCCTTGATTTTTTCAGCGTCTGCATCAGCTAGGTCTGCATAGGATTTTACACCAC
It includes:
- the tsf gene encoding translation elongation factor Ts — its product is MAKITAAEVNKLRKTTGAGMMDCKKALVEAEGDFDKAIEILRKKGQKVAAKRADRESSEGAAIAKVNSDNNQGVAISLNCETDFVAKNDSFVKLANDLADIALGFESKDDFLAASFDGMTVADKLTEQTGVIGEKIEIGSFEKLNAPFVGSYIHAGNKIATLVGLSANVDGAAEAAKDVAMQAAAMNPVALNEDGVDQSIIDKEIEIAKDQLRQEGKPEEMLDKIAQGKLKRFFKDNTLVNQDFIKDSKQSVSQYVKSVDSSLEVTGFARVALG
- the frr gene encoding ribosome recycling factor translates to MDEEVKFILDSAKESMDASIAHLQKALTKIRAGKASPMMLSTVMVDYYGSQTPLSQVSNINTPDARTLSVQPWEKNLLGEIETAIMNANLGFNPMNNGDMIIINVPPLTEERRVQLTKQAKSEAEDAKVSIRSVRQDANKELKALDISEDLLSNAEVDVQELTNSYSEKVDSILTAKEAEIMKV
- the pyrH gene encoding UMP kinase, coding for MHYKRILLKLSGEALMGEKQYGIDAKRLDEYAEEIKSVIDKGVEVAIVIGGGNIFRGLAGASQGMDRVQGDHMGMLATVINGLALQSALELRGVQTRLQSAIKINEVAEPFIRRRAIRHLEKGRVVIFGGGTGNPYFTTDSAAVLRAIEIKADVILKGTRVDGIYTSDPEKDKTATKFDSISFNEVLSKGLKVMDTTAFTLSQENELPIVVFDMNTRGNLMKIVSGENIGTVVNV
- a CDS encoding efflux RND transporter permease subunit, which gives rise to MVAKLTKGFWPKVARIILRNRILILLGVAGFTVFLAMQWKNMRFSNTEANILPDDHPATIEYNSFTKIFGEEGNAIVLAVKDPALFTPKNFNRWNTLSKQLDAFPEVDYVISLENLKELVKDSITQAFVMQPLIPAPPKTAQEIESLKNHLFKELPFYDNLVYNPETGTIQTVVYLDKDIMNTAVRNEFILNDLGALVNDFEEETQMNVHVSGMPYIRTWNTKSIVDEIGLFIVGALLVTSIIFFFFFRSFRATFISMCVVIIGVMWAFGILGLLQYEITILTALIPPLIIVIGIPNCIFLINKYQQEVKKHGNQALSLQRVISKIGNATLMTNITTASGFATFIILDSQLLREFGIVASINIIGIFILSLLIIPIIYSFMPLPKTKHLKHLNKKWMDFFVNWMENMVRNHRIAVYITTVAVLVLSIIGIYQMRITGSRIEDLPKKSHFYKDIQFFEAEFDGIMPMEIVVDTKRKNGVTKPATLKRMDQLGTVIDEIPELSRPISIVDLVKYSKQAFYNGIPKYYQLPTSQENTFIMSTVQKSSTGKTDLLQSFVDSTGQTARLTTYMRDVKIDRMEEIEKDVQEAITKQFPSERYNVFMTGKALLFLKGTKYLVKNLLLSLALAIGLISLFMAYLFRSYKMVIISLVPNLLPLVITAGVMGFLGVPIKPSTILVFSIAFGISVDDTIHFLAKYRQELTANRWHIKKSVYAALRETGVSMFYTSIVLFFGFSVFIISSFGGTKALGGLVSATLLFAMLSNLILLPSLLLSLERSIANKQVLKKPQIDILPKEEDNLKDK